The proteins below come from a single Aegilops tauschii subsp. strangulata cultivar AL8/78 chromosome 6, Aet v6.0, whole genome shotgun sequence genomic window:
- the LOC109780728 gene encoding probable thiamine biosynthetic bifunctional enzyme, chloroplastic, which yields MSSAPPPAILRLHLPSSISFFSSPRRPHLSPRTCPWRLAAAREMPWPHVLTVAGSDSSAGAGIQADVKACAALGAYCSSVITAVTAQNTAGVQGVHLVPEELIREQLQSVLSDMSVDVVKTGMLPSAGIIKILCESLQKFPVKALVVDPVMVSTSGDSLSDPSTLTYYRDELFAMADIVTPNVKEASKLLGGVSLHTIADMRDAAESIYKFGPRYVLVKGGDMPDSSEAIDVFYDGKEFVELRGHRIKTRNTHGTGCTLASSIAAELAKGSSMLNAVQVAKNFVESALHHSKDLVIGNGPQGPFDHLFRLRCPPYNIGSQQRFNPDSLFLYAVTDSRMNKRWGHSIEDAVKAAIEGGATIVQLREKDIESRAFLEAAKACMDICKSSGVPLLINDRVDIALACNADGVHVGQSDISAREVRKLLGPGKIIGVSCKTPAQAEQAWRDGADYLGCGGVFPTTTKANNPTLGFEGLKAVCLASKLPVVAIGGINATNAGSVMELGLPNLKGVAVVSALFDRECVSTETRNLRSILTSVRCLA from the exons ATGTCGTCCGCACCACCGCCGGCAATCCTCCGCCTGCACCTGCCCTCTTCTATCTCCTTCTTCTCATCCCCACGGCGGCCGCACCTTTCCCCACGAACCTGCCCGTGGAGGCTCGCCGCGGCGCGCGAGATGCCGTGGCCGCATGTGCTCACGGTGGCGGGCTCCGACTCCAGCGCCGGCGCCGGCATCCAGGCCGACGTTAAGGCCTGCGCCGCCCTGGGGGCATACTGCTCCTCCGTCATCACTGCCGTCACGGCCCAGAACACCGCCGGCGTCCAG GGGGTCCATCTCGTGCCGGAGGAATTAATCCGGGAGCAGCTCCAGTCGGTTCTTTCGGATATGTCGGTTGACGTG GTGAAAACAGGAATGCTCCCTTCGGCTGGAATAATTAAAATTCTGTGTGAGAGTCTCCAGAAGTTTCCAGTCAAAG CTTTAGTGGTGGATCCAGTTATGGTGTCTACAAGTGGAGATAGTCTTTCAGATCCATCTACTCTCACTTACTATAG GGATGAACTATTTGCCATGGCCGATATAGTCACCCCAAATGTGAAAGAAGCTTCAAAATTACTTGGGGGTGTATCATTGCACACAATCGCCGATATGCGTGATGCAGCAGAATCCATTTACAAATTTGGTCCAAG ATATGTACTTGTGAAAGGCGGGGACATGCCAGATTCATCAGAAGCTATTGACGTATTCTACGATG GCAAGGAATTCGTCGAGCTTCGTGGGCATCGCATAAAGACCCGCAACACACATGGAACTGGTTGCACTTTAGCCTCATCTATTGCTGCCGAGTTAGCAAAAGGTTCAAGTATGCTGAATGCTGTTCAG GTGGCGAAGAACTTTGTTGAATCGGCTCTTCATCACAGTAAAGACCTTGTCATTGGAAATGGACCTCAAGGCCCTTTTGACCACCTTTTCAGGCTCAGGTGTCCTCCATACAATATTGGATCACAGCAAAGGTTCAATCCAGACAGCCTCTTCCTGTATGCAGTGACAGACTCTAGGATGAACAAAAGGTGGGGTCATTCAATAGAAGATGCCGTGAAAGCTGCAATTGAAGGAGGCGCCACCATTGTCCAACTGAG AGAAAAGGACATTGAATCACGGGCGTTCTTGGAGGCTGCCAAGGCTTGCATGGATATTTGCAAGTCGAGTGGAGTGCCGCTGCTGATCAACGACCGTGTAGACATTGCCCTGGCATGCAATGCTGATGGTGTCCATGTTGGCCAATCAGACATTTCAGCACGGGAGGTTCGGAAGCTCTTAGGACCGGGTAAAATCATCGGTGTCTCGTGCAAGACCCCTGCTCAAGCCGAGCAGGCTTGGAGAGACGGGGCGGACTACCTCGGCTGCGGCGGCGTCTTCCCAACCACGACGAAGGCGAACAATCCCACCTTGGGATTTGAAGGGCTGAAGGCTGTTTGCTTGGCTTCAAAGTTGCCTGTGGTTGCCATTGGTGGCATCAACGCGACAAATGCAGGTTCGGTGATGGAACTTGGCCTCCCCAATCTCAAAGGTGTCGCTGTGGTCTCTGCCTTGTTCGATCGTGAATGCGTCTCGACTGAGACGAGAAACCTCAGATCCATCTTGACGAGTGTGCGATGCTTGGCGTAG